CAATTTTGATCGCAATATGGCATCACCGTTGCTCCAGTTATACTTGAGCACGCAGGGTAGGATGATGCAACTCGTCTCACCGTGTCCGACTCCAAATGGTCCAAGCTGGTGTCCAATCCCATGACTGGCCCCGACTCCATTGTGACCCGCGCGAGGGCAGTCCTTGAGGGCTAGCAATTGGCGTAGCCTGGCGTCATGGCTATGCCAATCATCCACTGTCTGCAGCAGAGCGACCAGTAAGTCAGCGAGCGACGCCTGGATGTCTTTCTCGATGGACTGGTCGCTTCCGCTGGTATTGCCTCTCACCATGCTCATGTTGCCATAGATGCCCTCGACAAAGTGGTCAACCGCCCTGATGCCCGTTGAGATCCAGTAGCGTGCAGGGGTAGTGAGAGAAAGCTCCGGGTCCAAGACGACGAAATCGGCATACATGGACTGGTGGATGATGATTCTCTTCTTGTGATTGGACTCTGTGTATGTGGCTCCGGCGGCACGAGTGAACTCGGCCCCAGACAGTGTAGTGGGCACATTTATGACAGGGATAGAGGCCGGCTTCACGCCCTCATCGCTTGGCTTGCCCGGTTCGCAGCGGGACAGGAGGGACTCTGCCTGCTCCAAGGCCATGATATTGTTTGCAACTAGTAGCCGGGCCAGTTTCACGCCGTCTGTGACCGAGCCCCCGCCGAGTGTGATGATCAGATCGGCTCGTGTTTCCTTCAGATCATGCACAAGTCCAAAGACTTGGTCCCATGCCGTGTGCTGAGTAATTCCGTTGTACTCTCCAGCAATACGGAAAAGTCCAAGCGAGGTTTTGAGATCCTGCAAAGCTTGGCTTTTGCtcaatgaccttgatgaaacAATGTAGATACGTGTTGAATTGAAGGCTTTTGCGTGACGTGTGCAAGCCTCCCAGAACGGAATACCGTACGAGACGCACGGCTTAGGGTTCCGGGAGTTTGCCGGGTGGACATGGTGATGATCAAGAGACGACATGTCCACTTTTGCTTGGCTTGATCTAATGTGAAGGCCTATCAACGGTGCTAGACAGCGTGCACCGCGTATAATAAAAAttgtcttgatgttgaaatTCAACATCCTTTTCTAATTTGAGACCAGTCTTTCAGCTCTCTGGGACTGTC
This genomic stretch from Fusarium fujikuroi IMI 58289 draft genome, chromosome FFUJ_chr09 harbors:
- a CDS encoding fumonisin cluster-dehydrogenase; amino-acid sequence: MSSLDHHHVHPANSRNPKPCVSYGIPFWEACTRHAKAFNSTRIYIVSSRSLSKSQALQDLKTSLGLFRIAGEYNGITQHTAWDQVFGLVHDLKETRADLIITLGGGSVTDGVKLARLLVANNIMALEQAESLLSRCEPGKPSDEGVKPASIPVINVPTTLSGAEFTRAAGATYTESNHKKRIIIHQSMYADFVVLDPELSLTTPARYWISTGIRAVDHFVEGIYGNMSMVRGNTSGSDQSIEKDIQASLADLLVALLQTVDDWHSHDARLRQLLALKDCPRAGHNGVGASHGIGHQLGPFGVGHGETSCIILPCVLKYNWSNGDAILRSKLQLIMDVFWGNAVLTKLLLLRGLRPQDADPGDILAAYISALGMPNSLGKYGINQDKFHQIADNAMEDVCTQLNPVVLDKDRVVEILYMAA